Below is a genomic region from Falco naumanni isolate bFalNau1 chromosome 2, bFalNau1.pat, whole genome shotgun sequence.
TTCACTATGTTAAAAGCTTATATTGAACAATGAAGGGATTCATAGACCAAATTTGAGAGCTGCAGTGTAACCAtatgcagaaacagaagaaaattgcaTATGTATGTTCCACAGATCCAGGGAATTCACCATGGACTTGCACAGTTTGTATATAAAGTTGACCATATGGTGGGGCTTTTCTCACTGTCATCAACAGCAAGGAAGCAAAGACTGGATTTAATGAATAAAACACACATGAATTACACATAACTATTAAACATAAATTACGCATAAATTCAAGACAGTTCACATGAGCAAAGGAGGGCCAAGAATTTTTGTTGGAGGAAGCTGGTATATACCAAGGTTTTTCACCTGGGATAATAGCCTCAGTAATAGCGGAGTaacagaaggggaagaaagtaGAGCTATTTAGAATTATGTGCACAGCTACCCTAGGAAATCATATGCTTCCTAGTTCAAATTATTCTAATGGACACTAATCATATTTAGTGGTTTTGTGCGTCACAATAAAAGAAGGATACTCAATGAGGTATAATTAGCACtaattatttttgcagactGGCAGAGATTCAAACTGTTGGTGACCTTCACCGTTGATCATTTTTTCACCTACTTGCACCTGAATTTAGTTTGAATTAGCTTGTAAGACATTTAGGGCACACTTGCATCTTATTTCCAAGCACTGTCAAAATACTGGTAATAATGTAAATTGAAGCCTAGTTCATACATAGGCCCTAGTAAGAAATATCCCTGTATAATATATTGCCAGCAATGTGGCATAGTCTTGGTGACCTGCTCCttactattttccttttaatttttttttatgatattCTGTACATAATGGGCAAATATGTCAGTAAAACTATTGTTACCTGTAAGCAAGCTGGTAAGTTTGTAACCATTCAACATTTAGTTTCTATTTGTTTTCAGGAAGTTCACTGCCAGACTTGTTGACTGAAAttggaaaataacattttaaacaagattTGTATGTTCATTGTCACAATTACAATCACTAGAAGCTGTATTAACAAAATAACCTGTCTGTCCAGTGAATATGGCGGTACAAATACTGAATATAGCCCAGAACCTGGGTTTGAAAGGATTGAGCAAGGAattgttaaaaaatacaaaaataaaacatgtacaCATCAGGTTAGGCGTAACAAAGGTAGCAAACTTCGGAAGGAATGATCTACCTGCAGGTAGCACCGTAAGCCCACACAAAGGTTACGGTACCAAGGGAATAGGCTGCAATACAAAGAGCAAGTGACAAGAGGCGTGACGCGTGGCCGAGCCAAGAGAGCCCACGCACAGGGAGCCCCACGCGTGTGCCTTGCGTGTGCGGCCCCTCACTAACGGCACGGTGACCCACTTAGGCAGCACGGTCCAAAAGATCGCCTGTTGTTGGGTTTCTTACCACGGCATCTCTACAAATGTTTTTTCGCTAATTTAATTACAAAACCCCGATACCCCTAAGCCACGCTGTTTAATAAGAAACACAAATCGCTGTGCGTTAGCTCAGCCGCCGCAGACCCACCGCCCGCGCTAGCTCCGGCGGCCGCCGCGGAAAAGTCCCCGGCGCACACCCGGCCCTCAGGCTGGGCGCCCGGCCACCAGAAAGCCGAGCGCCCCCCTCCCGCACACACCACCGCAGCCAAGCGCCAGCTCGGTGCCCCAACGGCCGAGCCGGGCCACCCCCTCAGGACTGATAGGCGGGGCGGCAGCGCTGGGAGCACTTCGTCTAGCTCCCCCGAGACACAGCGGGATCCCCGACTCCGGAAGCTCATTGAGGGGAGAGGCGGGACTTTACATCTTCTAGCCAATCACCGGAAAGCGTCGGAAAGACAAGCAGCGACTATAGCCAATGCTCTCTGTGGGCTgtgcgcggcggcggccccgccgtGAGAGGAACTGCCCCGCTCCAAGCGTATGTGGGGGATTCCGGCCCGCCTGGCGCATCAGGGCGGCCAgtgggcggggcgggggagaAGTGGCGGACGTGGACCGCCAATAGGCGTGAGGGAAGAGCTGACAGGCACGTGGCTCGTCCAATGGGAGGGCGGTGGCTGTTAAAAGGGCTGGCAACCCGGAGGGGCGAGTTGGGCGCAGGTGAGTAGTTCGCGCGGCTCCCCGGGGACCCGGGCAGGGCGGGGAGCGGGCCCGACCGGCCGCAGGGCGGGAGCAGCTGCACCTGCTCCCCCCGTGGGGCCGCAGCCAGTGTGGGGTGCGGGCAGCTGCTGGCCTCTTTGTAGGGGGAGAGCGGTGGGGCTCCGCCGCTGTCAGCCCCCGAGGGCGTTGAGGTGGTTGCCCGCCGTCGTCCTGCGGGGAgaccccccatcccccctccccccctcccggGAGGGGCGCAGGGCCCCGCCGGCAAGTAGCCCGCGGCCGACGGTAGCGGGCCCACCTGCTCCCCGGGGCTCGGCGCGGCGGGGGCCCCGGTACGTGGCCGCCCTCCCGGAGCGGGCCCGGCGGCGCTCGGTGCCGTGCTGGCCAAGGCAGCCGGCCGTGCCGTCCTTTGTTGCCTTCCTCGGCCTCCCCAAAGGGCTCCGTGCGCCTCctggcggggccggcccggccctgGGGGTGGGCCTGGCGGCACCCCCGCAGGACGCGGCTCCCTGCGCGGAGGTGAGGGTGCCACCCGCTCGTGGCCGTCGCTGTTTCAGGGTAAGGGGAGCATTCGACTGATGAATCTGTGGATTCAACAGCCGGGATCCCCAGCTGCGGTCCATCCTCGGTGCCTCCTCTTTGCATCGCTCGATGAGCCCTTCAGGTGTTGCCGGCCCCCCGTAGCGctcccctgccccgggcagcggCTCCGtgcggggcggggccgcccgcggcagcgcccgccgcctcccgcgcTGGAGCCGCTGCTAGTACAAAAGCGTAAGTTGTTCCGAGGCGAGCTAGCCAGCCGTCATGAACAGGTACAAAGCTTTCCAGAAAGCCCTAGGCTTCAGTATCATGCGAAAATGCTCAGACTCtcaaattctgtttaaaaaaaagaaatgcatataGCAGGGCCTCCTGTTTTAAAGCTGTTCcgttttgtatttttcccccaATTGTAAGCtctggaagttaaaaaaaaaaaacaccccgcccccaaaaaaggcaaagcatcAAGActtcatactttaaaaaaaaaaaaaatagtgatttttCTAGAGGACAATTCAAATTTGATGCTTGCAACAATCCTTCATCCTGGGGAATTATTCAGAGGTGCttgttttctggggtttttttgcttgcttgcctATTTtgtgggtggttgttttttttttttggtttgtgggtttttgttggcCCAGCACGTGGTGTGAGCAAAGGAGATGTATGCATAGAGGCAGAATGTGAATGCCTCTGTCATTAAGTACATCAAAGTTGTTCAATGTATGTGTGCTCTGTATGTTTATGGAGTGTTCAGTTAAGTTTTGTGATACTTGTTTCGTTTCAACCCTGACCAAtagtttgtgtttctttagCCCAGTGTTGAGGTCCTTCTTGGCTATAGGTTGCTTCCGGCCTGACAGGGTTGCATCAAACTATGTTTGGCAGCTCTGTGTTGCCTTTTGGAGAAGACCTTTGAAGTCTTTTTGTTACCATATGATCAgaattgttgcttttttttcctctagccagcactttgcatttctacccaaactgtaaaaatatgcattttgcaTTTACAGCTAGCACCACGCCATATGATGGGTGCGTGGCTGGTCACATAATGGGCTGTTTGTGTCCTCTGTTATTTCCCAGGAACTTCTCTGTCACTTGACCAGACTGTAGCTATTTCCTGTCAGGTAACTGATGTCTCTGGTCATGTACCAGAAGTATTTTTGGTCATATAGTTgatgaaggaatttttttttcttgcagatgCCTTCTCTTACCTTCCTAGTGATGTAAGTGGCTTGATCTAAccaaatgggtttttttcttatctctaCTCTTGCTTCCACATACTTTTTCTGAGTGAACTGAGTCCCATCTTCCCAGTTGGTGCACTCAGCAAGTAATACTTGCTGTGGAATGCTCTGCTGAAGACACTAAAATGTGTAGCGAGCTGTGgttctgatttcagaaaaactgtAGTGTTTGtctactgggtttttttttccaaatgttgtATGCATTTCATGTTTTAGACTTCATATCAAAGCAAAACTTAAACATGCTCTGTCATGTTTTTGTAAGTTGTGCTTATCAAAATGGTGAtagagttgggttttttttttccatctagaATGTGTACAAATCCTAGCTTATTACAAGTGTTGTCCCTTTTATACTTTGTGCATGGAAttgttcatttttctgcattaaagaGTAATAACCTGGCAACTATGTAGAAATGTCAGAAAAGAGAATATCCCAAACCTCAGCTTTAGTTGGATAATTATGCTTTTTAGTTAATACATCAGAAAGGTACCCAGTCTCACAGTGGAGTTTGATCAAACCTTTGGGGAGTCAATATACTGTTAAGACAATGCATTAACAGCCATTTGCATTAATAAGAAATGAATGGTCTTTAATGAGGCAATatgctttcaaaaatgaaagagtGAGAAAAGGTAAATGTCCTTACTAACTGGAAGTTAGTAATGAGTTTTAAAATGGGTGGtatgctttgctgctgttttgctgggAAATTCAGGGGCTTGTATCAGACATCATCTGGTATAAAAATAGAAGTCTAAAGGAAAATTTTACATAGTAAAGGAATTGGATGCCAGCAGTTCCCAAGTTAGTATTACAATTCTTAAAGGTTATTGTTTGCCTTATTGCATAAAATCCAAAAGTAAGATGAGGCACTTAACAAAGAGTGGCTGAGGAGATCAGACAGGTGATGCACAAGACCTGTGCAAGGAGCAGTGAGACTGATCCACATGGTGACTTgacatctgtgtgttttaactCTTAATCTTCCCTGGAGCTAAGGTGAAAGCTTGGCTGTCGGTGTTGTCAGCATTCATGCAGAATTAGAAAGTCCCGTTGATGAAAACTTGATTTGAAaacccaatattttttttcttgtgattatGCCCACTTTACCGTGCTGTGCTAGTGCTGAGGAGTGTAGGTAAGGCCAGGGTAAATGGAGATACCATGTAAGTCTCTGAAATCCTCTCGTTCCCTGTTACTGGGGAATGACCAGAACCTTATTCATCCCAGCTGCGGCCAAGTAAAAGACTTTCACACACGCTCCCCATTCTGAAAACAGGGAAGTGCAAATGTGTGTGTTTCTAAAGCCAGCATGAAGGTAGGAGTAATTGGTCATTCCCCAGTAACCAGGAATCGCAGCATCATCTATATATTTATCAGTCTTGAATAACTGCCTTATTAACAGTGAAGCTTCTGAAGGTGCTCTTAATTTGTTTGGTGTGCAggtaatttttctgaaatttacCTGCTTGGTAActtaaaaagttaagaaaaaaaccaaaacttatGCAAGATAAACTTTGATACATAGGTCAAGAAATTCAATTGCTGTAATAATATAAAAGCACTAATGTAATTTGCATTGGAAAAGCACAGCAAGTaccaaataaatttatttactgCCAGAGGAGTAAATATGATGCTGCTCCCTTGAAAGCCCAAGTACCTTTTTGTGGTAAACTTATAATAATGATGGTTGAGGGAGCTGCTAAAAGATAGATAAAGGGTCTCTAGAAAAATTTTATGTAAGTCTAGCAGacacagtgctgtgttctggtaTAAATCTCACTTTTgaaactgcagcttttttttttttttaagtactggTCATCAAGTTAAGGGTCTACATTAAAATAGTAGgttgtattatttcttttaactaaTTCCCTTTTCTCaaaagtaattaatattttattttcagaagggcAGGAAGTTTCATGCACTGGTTTTAGTCTGAGGGGTCAGAAGTGCCAGGTAACTGCATGGTTGTGGTCCATGCTGGTACACAACACTTTATGTAGTAGGTTTCTTCTTGGGACTCCATTTTGCATATATGCTAGCTACTAAACATTGGAAGTGAATTGAATCACAGTGAGGGCAGTATGTTAATGAGGAAAAGCAGTAAACCAGTTTCCtaaatgcagcatttaaaaCCATGTTTGATGCCAGCATGCTTATGTGTTAAGCGTGAAAGAATGTTGCTTGATGTGGAAGGCTTTTCAAGTGAACCACTTATTTACAGTCAATAGCGCATAGGAGATGAAGAATGATGTCTAAACTATCATATGCATTATCTCTCAAATGGAGAGTTTTTCTGTAATGTGTTCATGCTTATGTTTTAACCAAGTTGAGGAGAATAACACAGCAAAAAAGTACTCAGTAATTTAACAGTTCTGTAtagctggggtgtgtgtggaagggtgaggggtgggggtggtatTTAAGGATTAAGTCCATTAGTCAGTAGCAATCGAATGTATCATCTGCAAGGCATTTGCTTCAGGTGGACAAAAAGTCTATACTAGATTAATAGTGAACAAACACAACAGCTTGAAACTGTAAGTACTGTATAGTGAATTATTGGCCTACTTggtttaaagctttttaaaccTACCTAAAGTGGCAGGTAACATCATGCAAAAGAAAGTTCAAAATAAATCCTAAGTTGGACCATTACCAAGCAGTCTGTGACCAagaaccatttttttcagtctctgcttTGAGTTTTGAGGTTCTTTTTGGTAATGGGGCCTAATAGATTCATCACTGCATTAATAGTCTCCTGTTTCTCCCACTCAAAATTTCCACTTTGTGTACAGAGTTGTGCACGATCTGTCAGGTGTATTATGGGGTTTAGCTTTCTCTTCAGCATCAGGCACAGGACTAGCTATTGCTGAGGGTAGGGGACTGGATGAACCTTCAACCTCACCTAACATGAGGTGTTTTGCAGTGTGAGGATAAAGAGGGCTTTACCATGGGCATGTAGTGACTTACTCCTAAAtctattttttgttaaaacacGTCTAACACATGACACTTGTTTGAACTAGTGGTTGTTTTCAGACATGCAGCAGGATTGCTCCAGTTCTTTTTGTGATTGTCAGATCTTATAAAGCTTCAACTTTTCATATTaatctactttttcttttttttttttaatggatggAAGCGGTGTctcatttaaaatgtgtctCAGGAATTTCAGCCTCCTTAACATTTTATGGTTTTTGAAATAATGATACAACAATTTTAGCttcttttggaaatactttaacatttaaactgaaatgtgtATGTAAAATTTCAGCCTTAAACAAATTCTGACTGGCAAAACTCTTTAAGAGTggttatttattataattaaatattaatttttttataatggaGATATCAACTAAACCTTAGTGGTTTGTGACATTTTTGTGGATATATTAATGGATTTATAGTTCATATCAGATTCGAGAAGGTATTTATAGCTACTTTATATTGAGAGTTTAACAAAATGGTTTTCTTCTATTGAATGTACGATCAGTTCAAAATATGCATTCCTTACATGATGACTTAGGAGTTGAGTTCgttaaatgaaaatatacagTGTATACCTTGGAGATTTATGttgtttgctctttttctcttagGAAGCCTGACAAATAGGAAAATACTACAAAGTGAAGAGAAAATTCACTTCACAAGAACTGAGCTCTGCTTTCattggtttttaaattttgtttgtaTTAATAACTGATTAGTGTCAGACCATCTCTGTAGTCTACTGTAGTGAAATTGTTAGgttaaagctggaaaaaatgaaacaattaaaaagaaaaagaaaaagcaattttagcGTTCAGGAAACTCAAACTCTCCTtaaggaaatcagaaaaaggagagaagtaCTCTTTTCAAAACAACTTAATACAACAATTAATGAGATGAAACGGAAAGCTTGGGAGGAAATAGCAGAGTGTGTAAATGCTGTAGGTGAAGGAGAGCAAAGAACAGGGACAGAAGTGAAAAGGCGATACCTTGACTGGAGAGCACTCATGAAGAGAAAACGTCTGAATTCAAACATCAAAGTAGTGGGTGCTGGGTTTCACCTTCCTTCATCCAATTTAGATGACTCTCTCAATGAAGACATGGATGAGAAAATGGGATTTGCAATTGAATCTAGTTTTGAATGGCAAAATATCCCTGACTTCAGAGAAGCCGGTGGATCTTTAACAGAAATCAAAgtagaagaggaagaggaggatcCGCAGAATTTTGAAGTGAGTGACTAACATACATTAGCTATATGCAATATGGGCgttgtttcatttcagcataaggctttttgctgtgttccttcacagcatgtttctgttttttctgaatgtgtGAATTAAAGAAACTGTAGAAACAAATATGTTTCAGAGAGATGGTATTCAAATCTAGCAACTTGCAATTGTGTGTAGGGTCTTGGCTGTTGATTATGAAATTGATATCCCTCAACTTTGAATATGTATTTGcacatatattttccatttgtgtgTGCCACAGATAATTATTTCAGTCAGTAGAATTAAAATATGCTGTTGAAGGAAGCTGGTTATTTTAGTTCTTAGTCTGTCTGGATGGTTGAATGGGGAAGAGAAATGTACCTCTTTAACAAATGAAAGTATATGTTACCTGCAGgttcagaaataaatggaatACATAAAGAGATAAGAATACTGCTTGCAATTCTTAAAATGAACCCAtaggaatgaaaatattatttaagtCAGTCAACCATTCCTGTCTGTCAGAATTTTAGTGTGAATTTGACAAGCCGTTTTGGATCCTGTAGGCAGGTTGTTACTCTTGGTACTACGATGGCTGTCCTGGGCTAGGCAGCCAGCTGGAGTGAAGTCAAATGTTTGGATAATTTTGTAGTACCTGTACAGATACGTAGTTGGCATTTCAGAAAGGGGTGCTCAaagagttttggtttgttggggtttttttgtttgtcttttttcttttgggggtgGAGGGGCAACTCCTGTCTTATCTCAATTGAGGTGTGTGCTGGGAAGAAATGAGCATAAGCTGTTAAATGGTAGTGAGACTACTGTCTGACGACTGCTGAAGAACAGTGTCTGCTCTGATGCTGGAGGACTGGGAGTGGCTCTCATTGTTCTAAGATTTTTCTGAACCCATATCTTCCTCAGTTTGCCTTTCTTTTGCAGCATACTTAGTGGGAGGCAGTTATCCCTTGTGTACTATGAATTTGTAGCACATAAGGGCTATAACTCTGTGAGTTGTTAGTCTGCCAAAAGCAAGGGTCCTAACCACCTAGTCATCTGTGTCACAAATAGCTTTGCAACAGATGTGATTATACAAACATTGGTTAAACAAGTCCTGTTTACTGACCCACAATACAGTTTGAAGGGTTAGTGCATGTGAAAAATATTAAGTGCTTTTTAGAAATTGAATCCTCAAGTTAGTGAAGGCTGAGTTTGCTTGCATACCCCATAGCCTATGGATCCAGCTGCTCTCATAAGTAATTGTTGCAACAAATTCCTAGTGGCTTACATAAATGTTACTCAGCTATATGAAAAGTAAGACAAACATACTTTTTTAGATCCAGTTTTCCATCAGTGGTTTTGAATGGTCTATAATATCTACTgtgcagtattttctgtatgttcttGCGTGTCCACTGacaagctgtttttctgtttttcagtaccAGGTATTAACTTCAGATAAGTGTGTTTCTGTACCTGTTTAATGGTAGAAAACAGTCTTTTGATCTAACATGGTTATTTCACAGCATGTGAGGTAAACAGTTCTGAGTAgcttttaagattaaaaaaacaatatgTTCTTTTCAGTCAAACTGTGTGTaacaaatttttttctggcGTAAAGACTGGAATGTAATTCTTGTCTATTGCATTCCTCTTTGCAGTTTCCCAttgaggaagaagaagaaattttgtCATCAGTTTTGCCAgattcaaaaaaggaaaatgaccTACCAGACTTCCCCCACATTGAAGAGTTTGGAAATCTAAGCTCTGCTCAAGCTAGGCTAGCCTATGAAGATTCTCACTTGCTTATAAATCTGGAGAAGCAGAAGgtggagctggagaagcagcgACTAGATATTGAAGCTGAAAGGTTGCAAGTGGAGAAGGAGCGCCTGCAAATTGAAAAAGAACGGTTGCGGCATGTTGATTTGGAGCGCGAGAGACTTCAGATTGAGAAGGAGCGACTTCAGATTGAATGGGAGAAACTCAGGCTAGAGACTCTGCATGCTGAAAAACCTGCCCTGGAAAATGACCTcacccaaacagaaaaacccaTCATGCAGCCTCTGGAtctagaaactgaaaaattaaaacttgaaaaagaaCGTTTGCAGTTAGAGAAGGAGAGGCTGCAGTTCTTGAAGTTTGAGTCGGAGAAGCTGCAGATTGAGAAGGAACGCTTGCAAGTGGAGAAGGAACGCCTTCGAATTCAGAGAGAGGGTCACTTGCAGTGAACATCCTGATAGAAATGTCAACAGTAGTGTTTCGATGTTTGTAAAATAGAGGTAGTTCTTAATACTGAAACTGTCCTAGAGGCTTAACATTCTTCTGTTCTGAGTTGAAT
It encodes:
- the MSANTD4 gene encoding myb/SANT-like DNA-binding domain-containing protein 4, with product MKQLKRKRKSNFSVQETQTLLKEIRKRREVLFSKQLNTTINEMKRKAWEEIAECVNAVGEGEQRTGTEVKRRYLDWRALMKRKRLNSNIKVVGAGFHLPSSNLDDSLNEDMDEKMGFAIESSFEWQNIPDFREAGGSLTEIKVEEEEEDPQNFEFPIEEEEEILSSVLPDSKKENDLPDFPHIEEFGNLSSAQARLAYEDSHLLINLEKQKVELEKQRLDIEAERLQVEKERLQIEKERLRHVDLERERLQIEKERLQIEWEKLRLETLHAEKPALENDLTQTEKPIMQPLDLETEKLKLEKERLQLEKERLQFLKFESEKLQIEKERLQVEKERLRIQREGHLQ